Proteins encoded in a region of the Streptomyces violaceoruber genome:
- a CDS encoding potassium channel family protein, whose translation MHIVIMGCGRVGSALAQALEQQGHTVAVIDRDPTSFRRLGSSFGGRRVTGIGFDQDTLREAGIEEAGAFAAVSSGDNSNIIAARVAREMFGVENVAARIYDPRRAEVYQRLGIPTVATVRWTADQMLRRLLPSGAEPLWRDPTGGVQLAEVHTSSSWVGHKISRLQEETGVRVAFVTRLGEAILPSSQTVLQEGDLVHVMMRTDEVHKVEAAFAKGPEEEGGH comes from the coding sequence GTGCACATTGTCATCATGGGCTGCGGGCGCGTGGGCTCCGCGCTCGCCCAGGCCCTGGAGCAGCAGGGGCACACGGTCGCCGTGATCGACCGGGACCCCACCTCCTTCCGTCGCCTCGGTTCCTCCTTCGGCGGCCGCCGCGTCACCGGCATCGGCTTCGACCAGGACACCCTGCGCGAGGCGGGCATCGAGGAGGCCGGCGCCTTCGCCGCCGTCTCCAGCGGCGACAACTCCAACATCATCGCCGCCCGCGTGGCCCGCGAGATGTTCGGTGTGGAGAACGTCGCCGCCCGCATCTACGACCCGCGCCGCGCCGAGGTCTACCAGCGCCTGGGCATCCCCACCGTGGCCACCGTCCGCTGGACGGCCGACCAGATGCTGCGCCGGCTGCTCCCCTCGGGTGCCGAGCCGCTGTGGCGCGACCCCACCGGAGGCGTCCAGCTGGCCGAGGTGCACACGTCCTCGTCCTGGGTGGGCCACAAGATCAGCCGGCTCCAGGAGGAGACGGGCGTGCGGGTGGCCTTCGTCACCCGGCTCGGGGAGGCGATCCTGCCGTCCTCGCAGACCGTCCTTCAGGAGGGTGACCTCGTGCACGTCATGATGCGCACCGACGAGGTCCACAAGGTCGAGGCGGCGTTCGCCAAGGGTCCCGAAGAGGAGGGCGGTCACTGA
- a CDS encoding potassium channel family protein produces the protein MRVAIAGAGAVGRSIAGELLENGHEVLLIDKAPTAISVERVPMAEWLLADACEITSLDEAALQRCNVVIAATGDDKVNLVVSLLAKTEYGVPRVVARVNNPKNEWLFNESWGVDVAVSTPRLMSALVEEAVSVGDLVRLLRFSHGDANLVELTLPEESALAGTQVGDVQWPEDTSLVTIIRGTRVLTPSREDSLEAGDELLFVAAQAREEQLEDLLSARRQPDGTL, from the coding sequence ATGAGGGTCGCCATTGCCGGAGCCGGCGCGGTCGGCCGTTCGATCGCGGGCGAGCTGCTGGAGAACGGCCACGAGGTCCTGCTCATCGACAAGGCGCCGACCGCCATCTCGGTCGAACGCGTCCCGATGGCGGAGTGGCTGCTCGCCGACGCCTGCGAGATCACGTCCCTGGACGAGGCGGCGCTCCAGCGCTGCAACGTGGTCATCGCCGCGACGGGCGACGACAAGGTCAACCTCGTCGTCTCGCTGCTGGCCAAGACGGAGTACGGCGTTCCGCGCGTCGTCGCCCGGGTGAACAACCCGAAGAACGAGTGGCTCTTCAACGAGTCCTGGGGCGTGGACGTGGCCGTTTCCACCCCGCGGCTGATGTCGGCCCTGGTGGAGGAGGCGGTGAGCGTCGGCGACCTGGTCCGGCTGCTGCGCTTCAGCCACGGCGACGCGAACCTGGTCGAGCTGACGCTGCCGGAGGAGTCGGCCCTGGCCGGTACCCAGGTCGGCGACGTCCAGTGGCCGGAGGACACCTCACTGGTGACGATCATCCGCGGCACCCGCGTGCTGACGCCGTCCCGGGAGGACTCCCTGGAGGCGGGCGACGAGCTGCTCTTCGTCGCCGCTCAGGCCCGTGAGGAGCAGCTGGAGGACCTGCTGTCGGCACGCCGACAGCCCGACGGCACGCTCTGA